Proteins encoded in a region of the Hippocampus zosterae strain Florida chromosome 11, ASM2543408v3, whole genome shotgun sequence genome:
- the LOC127610528 gene encoding uncharacterized protein LOC127610528, producing MALRGILAWLCLLAVLPCSHQTKNCSSPFLEDLMADLQMAVECSAKSGWTPQQTATLLLNVRNLTKTLRDFQGDQLVKCPQPKVPKNGGLACARVANSRFCKPLCNHGYDFAFLRRSRVFEECGPATGYKWSTQYIGGNKLAICNEAALQVAGAKSAYFAKDEDCLTTKENEQRKNDTLKVVAEELKKHNGVDGDVELLSLLCE from the exons ATGGCACTGAGAGGAATTTTGGCCTGGCTCTGCTTGCTAGCAG tgTTGCCGTGCtcacatcaaacaaagaactgCAGCTCACCGTTTCTGGAGGACCTAATGGCTGATCTCCAG ATGGCAGTAGAGTGCAGTGCAAAGTCCGGGTGGACCCCGCAGCAGACGGCCACCCTCCTGCTCAACGTGAGGAATCTGACTAAGACACTGCGAG ATTTCCAAGGAGATCAGCTCGTAAAGTGCCCGCAGCCCAAGGTTCCCAAAAATGGAGGCTTGGCATGCGCAAGAGTGGCTAACAGCCGCTTCTGCAAACCCCTGTGCAACCAT GGTTACGACTTTGCCTTCCTGAGGAGAAGCAGAGTGTTTGAAGAGTGCGGCCCGGCAACGGGTTACAAGTGGAGCACTCAGTACATTGGAGGAAACAAGCTGGCAATTTGCAACG AAGCGGCACTTCAAGTGGCGGGGGCCAAATCGGCGTACTTTGCCAAAGACGAGGACTGCCTGACCACCAAGGAGAACGAACAAAGAAAGAACGACACCCTTAAAGTGGTTGCAGAGGAGCTCAAGAAACACAACGGCGTAGATGGAGATGTGGAGTTGCTCTCCCTGCTGTGTGAATGA